In a single window of the Deinococcus sp. NW-56 genome:
- a CDS encoding helix-turn-helix domain-containing protein gives MSTAKGRQERQVQIDTSEMNVLFVHSALDDYPLTPEEFRLYGHIARRASSGAAYPSIENMAKACRMHPDTVRRCLGNLVTYKLLEAHERKGRTTLYTLTKFSRWVKPEVVLAIQAKQEAEGKAKRAEKKARKQQAQTNPPETEGGVRQEDETATPPKRREGYPSEMEGGDPPETKGDEGNPLRESIEGSGVLDVVGDPREDAQPAAAPVAEPSPDPRTTFSASPSTDEAMPLTPALGTLITSPAVVPGVAVLEPPVGGAADAAEDEDAISLEEFEGLLERGKGQATDTENVPGGGAAGAAPAVEAPRGALLPPVALGVAHLAPVPRDELLSRPVASLDSEQMRTIRTMVTGKLIRDGLLDQLTPTGGLSREDWLRLTLEELDLVKRAAQADAKAKIGGFTTRVIDGLDRMIGGGQQAKAQPAGVHGGGALAPAKKPEVDTTPEEGRYRVGACWRCKKTGREVSIVGTVEVRSRNGVGARYVLSDEQQLPALNLVLGYEFVGSA, from the coding sequence GTGAGCACGGCCAAGGGGCGCCAGGAGCGCCAGGTTCAGATCGACACCAGTGAAATGAATGTCCTGTTCGTCCACAGCGCATTGGACGACTACCCCCTCACGCCCGAGGAGTTCCGACTCTACGGGCACATCGCGCGGCGGGCCAGCAGCGGGGCCGCCTACCCCAGCATCGAGAACATGGCGAAGGCCTGCCGGATGCACCCCGACACGGTCCGCCGCTGCCTCGGCAACCTCGTGACGTACAAGCTGCTGGAAGCCCACGAGCGCAAGGGCCGGACCACCCTTTACACCCTGACCAAGTTCAGCCGCTGGGTGAAGCCCGAGGTGGTCCTGGCGATCCAGGCCAAGCAGGAGGCGGAGGGCAAGGCCAAGCGTGCCGAGAAGAAGGCCCGCAAGCAGCAAGCACAGACCAACCCCCCCGAAACGGAGGGAGGGGTCCGTCAGGAAGACGAGACTGCAACCCCCCCGAAACGGAGGGAGGGGTACCCCTCCGAAATGGAGGGAGGGGACCCCCCCGAAACGAAGGGAGACGAAGGTAACCCCCTAAGGGAATCCATTGAAGGAAGTGGTGTATTAGACGTAGTAGGTGACCCGCGCGAGGACGCGCAGCCCGCTGCCGCGCCGGTGGCCGAACCCAGCCCAGACCCGCGCACCACCTTTTCGGCTTCGCCTTCAACAGATGAAGCCATGCCACTCACTCCCGCCCTGGGGACCCTGATCACCTCACCTGCGGTCGTCCCGGGCGTGGCCGTGCTCGAACCGCCTGTCGGCGGCGCCGCTGACGCGGCGGAGGACGAGGACGCCATCTCACTGGAGGAATTCGAGGGGCTCCTCGAACGTGGGAAAGGTCAGGCTACCGACACGGAAAATGTTCCGGGCGGCGGCGCGGCGGGCGCGGCCCCGGCGGTGGAGGCCCCGCGCGGCGCCCTGCTGCCGCCTGTGGCCCTCGGCGTGGCCCATCTGGCCCCCGTGCCCCGGGACGAGCTGCTGAGCCGTCCTGTGGCCTCGCTGGACAGCGAGCAGATGCGGACGATCCGGACGATGGTGACCGGCAAGCTGATCCGCGACGGGTTGCTCGATCAGCTCACGCCGACGGGGGGACTCTCCCGCGAGGACTGGCTGCGCTTGACGCTGGAGGAGCTGGACCTGGTGAAGCGGGCCGCGCAGGCGGACGCGAAGGCGAAGATCGGCGGCTTCACGACCCGGGTGATCGACGGCCTCGACCGGATGATCGGCGGCGGGCAGCAGGCGAAGGCGCAGCCCGCAGGGGTGCATGGGGGCGGGGCGCTGGCCCCGGCGAAGAAGCCCGAGGTGGACACGACCCCCGAGGAAGGCCGCTACCGGGTCGGGGCCTGCTGGCGCTGTAAGAAGACCGGGCGTGAGGTGAGCATCGTCGGGACGGTGGAGGTCAGGAGCCGCAATGGGGTCGGGGCGCGCTACGTGCTCAGCGACGAGCAGCAGTTGCCCGCCCTCAACCTGGTGCTCGGGTACGAGTTCGTGGGGTCCGCGTGA
- a CDS encoding 3'-5' exonuclease, giving the protein MSAPVVDHVPEGLATKTTLLKQGLRPGGEPAATWRWYKHRGGDSGWQNTPLFRIDEAVPPTPEELDQERAARREGARARRQAKRDLEAAVLTRYQGHHAETVALFRQWARSPDAVVLDTETTGLEGHIIEIAVCTVAGEVLLNTLVRNAVPIEEGAQRVHGITEEMLRTAPTFPFLAPHIRDVVRGKTALIYNADFDFRRLRATRRAHGLEKGVLGRSATACVMEAYAVLHGDYDPESGDYTWVSLARACGAMGVTPQGQAHRAAGDALTTAALIRAVAGRDWPVPQVAPPGMLAEILERR; this is encoded by the coding sequence GTGAGCGCCCCAGTCGTCGATCACGTGCCCGAAGGCCTCGCCACGAAGACCACGCTGCTGAAGCAGGGCCTGCGTCCGGGCGGGGAACCGGCGGCCACCTGGCGCTGGTACAAGCACCGGGGTGGGGACAGCGGCTGGCAGAACACGCCCCTGTTCCGCATCGACGAGGCTGTGCCGCCCACCCCCGAGGAACTCGATCAGGAGCGCGCGGCCCGTCGCGAGGGCGCCCGTGCCCGGCGGCAGGCGAAGCGGGATCTGGAGGCGGCCGTGCTGACCCGCTACCAGGGGCACCACGCCGAGACCGTCGCCCTGTTCCGGCAGTGGGCCAGGTCCCCCGACGCCGTGGTGCTGGACACCGAGACGACCGGCCTGGAGGGGCACATCATCGAGATCGCGGTGTGCACCGTGGCGGGCGAGGTGCTGCTGAACACACTGGTGCGCAACGCGGTGCCCATCGAGGAGGGCGCGCAGCGGGTGCACGGCATCACGGAGGAGATGCTCCGGACGGCGCCGACGTTCCCCTTCCTCGCCCCGCATATCCGGGACGTGGTGCGGGGCAAGACGGCCCTGATCTACAACGCGGACTTCGACTTCCGGCGCCTGCGGGCCACCCGCCGGGCGCATGGGCTGGAGAAGGGCGTGCTGGGCCGCTCGGCCACCGCCTGCGTGATGGAGGCCTACGCGGTGCTGCACGGGGACTACGACCCGGAGAGCGGGGACTACACCTGGGTGAGCCTCGCCCGCGCCTGTGGGGCGATGGGCGTCACCCCCCAGGGCCAGGCGCACCGGGCGGCCGGGGATGCCCTGACCACCGCCGCCCTGATTCGCGCGGTCGCAGGACGTGACTGGCCAGTGCCGCAGGTCGCGCCGCCGGGGATGCTGGCCGAGATCCTGGAGCGCCGCTAG
- a CDS encoding DUF1064 domain-containing protein — MTRRRAALGPVRHKYGAVAVEREGMRFDSGLEGSYFDHLRQLQQVGEVVGFLRQVPFHLPGNVRYVCDFLVFWADGTVTFDDPKGKETDLYRLKRTQVQSLYPWATVRALKRVRGAWVAS; from the coding sequence GTGACCCGTCGCCGCGCTGCTTTGGGACCCGTGCGCCACAAGTACGGGGCGGTCGCGGTCGAGCGGGAGGGCATGCGGTTCGACAGTGGTTTGGAGGGTTCCTACTTCGACCACCTGCGCCAGCTCCAGCAGGTGGGTGAGGTGGTGGGCTTCCTGCGGCAGGTGCCCTTCCACCTCCCCGGCAACGTGCGGTACGTCTGCGACTTCCTCGTCTTCTGGGCGGACGGCACCGTGACCTTCGACGACCCGAAGGGCAAAGAGACGGACCTGTACCGCCTGAAGCGGACACAGGTCCAGTCGCTCTACCCCTGGGCGACGGTGCGTGCCCTCAAGCGGGTGCGCGGCGCGTGGGTGGCCTCGTGA
- a CDS encoding ParA family protein produces MIAGSNFRVAVVGRKGGVGKTSTSIHLAAHLAYSGRRTLLIDGDDRGYATTWARSGQMPFEVDGVGGLMAVSQYDAAVIDSQADPSEQEISTLGRHSSVLVLPAIPEAQAVSGLMQTVQVLDQAGVPRDRAAVLLTMDTRQGQATAEARAALEGAGLHVLEATIRDTVAFRHASGGGTLVHRVGSTPGKMAWEDYRKVMRELLAIGGQA; encoded by the coding sequence ATGATTGCAGGCAGTAATTTCCGTGTGGCGGTAGTGGGACGGAAAGGTGGCGTTGGCAAGACCTCTACCTCCATTCACCTCGCGGCCCACCTGGCCTACAGCGGGCGGCGCACCCTGCTGATCGATGGGGACGACCGGGGGTACGCGACGACCTGGGCGCGCAGCGGGCAGATGCCCTTCGAGGTCGACGGGGTGGGCGGGCTGATGGCGGTCAGTCAGTACGACGCGGCGGTGATCGACTCGCAGGCGGATCCCAGCGAGCAGGAGATCAGCACCCTGGGGCGGCACAGCAGCGTGCTGGTGCTTCCGGCCATCCCGGAGGCCCAGGCGGTCAGCGGCCTGATGCAGACGGTGCAGGTCCTGGACCAGGCGGGCGTGCCCCGAGATCGGGCGGCGGTGCTGCTCACGATGGATACCCGGCAGGGGCAGGCGACGGCCGAAGCCCGCGCGGCGCTGGAGGGCGCGGGGCTGCACGTGCTGGAGGCGACCATCCGCGACACCGTGGCCTTCCGGCACGCGAGCGGCGGCGGCACCCTGGTGCACCGGGTAGGCAGCACGCCGGGCAAGATGGCCTGGGAGGATTACCGCAAGGTCATGCGCGAGCTGCTCGCGATCGGCGGGCAGGCATGA
- a CDS encoding zinc ribbon domain-containing protein — protein sequence MMAVLAPLPRLQTSPCPHCGAPLSLASPQDGERGRCGTCRQPTLWFRGALHIAEPIGLPNEGDEAVLFACHLYH from the coding sequence GTGATGGCCGTCCTGGCGCCGCTTCCCCGCTTGCAGACCAGTCCCTGCCCGCACTGCGGCGCTCCCCTCTCTCTCGCCTCGCCTCAGGACGGCGAGCGCGGCCGCTGCGGGACGTGCCGCCAGCCCACGCTCTGGTTCCGGGGAGCACTCCACATCGCCGAGCCGATCGGGCTGCCGAACGAAGGCGACGAGGCCGTCCTGTTCGCCTGCCACCTCTACCACTGA